The following coding sequences lie in one Vicugna pacos chromosome 5, VicPac4, whole genome shotgun sequence genomic window:
- the DAPL1 gene encoding death-associated protein-like 1 isoform X2 produces the protein MANEAQAPLSALKGGHPPAVKAGGKRISKKQEIGILERHTKKTGLEKTSAIANVAKIQTMDALSDTLEKTEGRDG, from the exons ATGGCAAATGAAGCGCAAGCCCCGCTCTCCGCACTGAAAGGGGGGCATCCTCCCGCAG TAAAAGCTGGAGGAAAGCGAATTTCCAAAAAACAAGAAATTGGCATCTTGGAGAGACACACCAAAAAAACAGGATTAGAGAAAACCAG tgccattgcaaatgtCGCCAAAATACAGACGATGGATGCCCTGAGTGACACGCTGGAAAAG